Proteins encoded together in one Benincasa hispida cultivar B227 chromosome 1, ASM972705v1, whole genome shotgun sequence window:
- the LOC120078210 gene encoding uncharacterized protein LOC120078210 yields the protein MDYGPSEVLRPAVAITERLAELNSMSSCRRGELIMPSTSSSETDVEVGCDIFKITKYMRSHTCSIGILNHDHKQATTTVVGELIKDKFTGIGRVYKPRHIIEDMKKEYGVNISYDKAWRARETAYALARGTPEESCIVLHTYGEALNMENLGTRFEIKLENDVHFKYMFMALGPCIRGFSSCRPVIIVDGSHLKEKYKGAILVGVSMDGNNQVYPLAYAIVDNETDRAWKWFMSNLKCVIGEPPKLVFVSDRAVSIGNAIRVVFPQHFMDCVPTT from the exons ATGGACTATGGTCCTTCAGAGGTGCTTAGACCTGCAGTGGCTATTACTGAGAGATTAGCAGAATTAAATTCCATGTCTTCATGTCGTAGAGGAGAATTGATTATGCCTAGCACCTCTTCATCCGAGACAgatgttgaagttg GGTGTGACATATTTAAGATCACGAAGTATATGCGGTCGCACACATGTTctattggaattttaaatcatgaCCATAAACAAGCAACGACTACGGTAGTTGGTGAACTAATCAAAGACAAGTTTACAGGCATAGGACGTGTTTATAAACCTCGTCACATCATTGAGGATATGAAGAAAGAGTACGGCGTAAACATAAGTTACGATAAGGCATGGCGTGCAAGGGAAACCGCTTATGCTCTTGCCAGGGGTACTCCAGAAGAGTCGTGCATTGTTTTACATACGTATGGTGAAGCGTTAAATATGGAGAATCTAGGTACAAGGTTTGAAATCAAACTTGAAAATGATGTCCATTTCAAGTAcatgtttatggcattaggaccttgtattagaggtttttCAAGTTGTCGCCCtgtgataattgttgatggatCGCATctgaaagaaaaatacaaagggGCCATATTGGTCGGCGTCTCCATGGATGGCAACAACCAAGTttacccactagcatatgccatagtggacaatgaaactgATCGAGCTTGGAAATGGTTTATGTCGAACTTGAAGTGTGTCATTGGAGAACCCCCTAAATTGGTGTTCGTGTCCGATCGAGCGGTATCTATTGGCAATGCCATTCGTGTAGTTTTCCCacaacatttcatggattgtgtACCTACCACCtag